One window of Candidatus Methylomirabilis limnetica genomic DNA carries:
- a CDS encoding ubiquinol-cytochrome c reductase iron-sulfur subunit, with amino-acid sequence MVVPQQDEQVDYGRRTVNWLLGSSIGVLFVSILYPVVKYLIPPKLAEPTTFSVTLPWKLAELKANSGRIFRFRSRPGLLVKTSAGELKAFSAVCSHLECTVQYREERQDIWCACHNGVFDLNGKNISGPPPRPLESLKLNVRGDQIVVMKG; translated from the coding sequence ATGGTTGTGCCACAGCAAGATGAACAGGTCGATTATGGGCGGCGAACGGTGAATTGGCTTCTCGGGAGTTCCATCGGCGTGCTCTTCGTATCCATCCTTTACCCGGTTGTAAAATACCTGATTCCCCCAAAACTTGCCGAGCCGACTACGTTTAGCGTGACCCTTCCCTGGAAGCTTGCGGAGTTGAAGGCGAACTCGGGGCGGATATTTCGATTCAGGAGTCGACCTGGCCTCTTGGTGAAGACGTCGGCTGGTGAGTTAAAGGCCTTCTCAGCGGTCTGTAGCCACCTGGAATGCACGGTGCAATACCGGGAAGAGCGGCAGGACATCTGGTGCGCCTGCCACAATGGCGTGTTCGACCTGAATGGAAAAAATATCAGCGGCCCGCCGCCTCGGCCCCTGGAGTCTTTGAAGTTGAACGTTCGTGGCGATCAGATCGTCGTTATGAAAGGGTAG
- a CDS encoding DmsE family decaheme c-type cytochrome yields MKKRDTVAALLPLLFVVLLVGWACSRFSPSPSGKEALPAQAPSATTTVAPRPQWTGPPPGAKYVGSESCLTCHEESSQRFHKTMMGRIMSVNPRTPQEQRVCESCHGPGGPHVAAEGDAIETLMTFKKGAEPVEAQNATCVNGCHEKGEHTSWKGSTHEMRGVACVTCHKVMESVSARYNLAKPTAIEVCSQCHQTRRAQLQRSSHMPLREGKISCSDCHNAHGTATQAMLREDSVNDNCYKCHAEKRGPFLWEHAPVTESCTNCHEPHGSTNPRLLKVRVPRLCQQCHVETRHPTSPYNPTTGARQVTNRGCNNCHQKIHGSNHPSGFAFTN; encoded by the coding sequence ATGAAGAAGCGTGACACTGTGGCCGCTTTATTGCCCTTGCTATTTGTTGTTCTCCTTGTTGGATGGGCGTGCAGTCGATTTAGCCCGTCGCCCTCCGGAAAAGAAGCTCTCCCCGCGCAAGCCCCATCCGCCACGACCACCGTTGCCCCTCGACCTCAGTGGACCGGTCCACCGCCCGGCGCCAAGTATGTGGGGAGTGAGTCCTGCCTGACGTGCCATGAGGAGTCGAGCCAGCGCTTTCATAAGACGATGATGGGGCGGATCATGTCCGTAAACCCGCGCACCCCCCAAGAGCAGCGGGTCTGTGAGTCGTGTCATGGCCCTGGGGGCCCTCACGTAGCTGCGGAGGGCGATGCCATTGAAACATTGATGACGTTCAAGAAGGGGGCAGAGCCGGTCGAGGCACAGAATGCCACGTGCGTGAACGGCTGCCATGAAAAGGGTGAGCACACTTCCTGGAAGGGGAGCACCCACGAGATGCGTGGCGTGGCCTGCGTGACCTGTCACAAGGTGATGGAGTCGGTGTCCGCCCGATACAACCTGGCGAAGCCGACCGCGATCGAGGTCTGCTCGCAGTGTCACCAGACCCGCCGGGCCCAGCTCCAGCGCAGTTCGCATATGCCGCTGCGCGAGGGGAAGATCAGTTGTAGCGACTGCCACAACGCGCATGGGACCGCCACCCAGGCGATGCTCAGGGAAGATTCGGTCAATGACAACTGTTACAAGTGCCATGCGGAGAAGCGGGGGCCGTTCCTCTGGGAACATGCGCCAGTCACAGAGAGCTGTACGAACTGCCACGAGCCGCACGGCTCCACAAATCCGAGACTCCTGAAGGTCAGGGTTCCCAGGCTCTGTCAGCAGTGTCATGTTGAGACCCGACACCCAACGAGCCCATACAATCCGACGACCGGAGCAAGGCAGGTCACCAACAGGGGCTGCAACAACTGCCACCAGAAGATCCATGGGTCAAACCATCCATCAGGATTCGCCTTCACGAACTGA
- a CDS encoding MtrB/PioB family decaheme-associated outer membrane protein → MRWVSKALLPAIALLLTVVASGYAEQAPPEEALPSWAKWLNGRLPFNFELTELDIEGGYRDIDGSRSSAKFQEYRVLEESPFMDHLRLSMETKDKKHYIDFTTLDSFKQDQSYLFRAGQYGGYELEVFWDQIPHLLSTTGRTLFTTTHEDSTASLTLPPGVASTVQAATPATRGSVMAGFLVNAAPTDLSFLTTKAGFKMKYNLTDSLDVGVRYTFTQKDGTIPFGTGFGGPGSLIELPAPLFNRTHQVEAKTQYARPGWNVSLGGAASIFDQGIDNITFDNPLSATDSPTVASRGRTTMDPNNQAYNLFLSGGVSLPLQTRVTGKVSYGWRLQTQDFVPHTINPALAANPLLALPKRDLDGDVQTTLVTINGTSRPITTVPLTLSGGYRFYDFNNRSSEIEFTAHTVRDTSLTAETRANAPFSYTKQNGRLDAGYSLLKDLHLNMGYEWERWDRDPKYREVQTSDEHFLKTSLDFTPIDWLLLRGAYRRSWRNIDKYVPQAHHAHIVTDIEGETDPEVLELQGQSTLLRKFDEADRTRDRVEILASITPIETLNFTATYGLMRDDFDKSPLGLQESRGWSLGGDLAYSPRPWLSFFVNYMREEFKYDQLSRSRPVVGNVSTATALAPGCAFTSPSAATSNAVCDFTDFNWRSINRDRVDTYGVGADVSLIPNRLNLRLSYSFSDADTIIDSSNPVAPELHPPTTGATQRATATAVRYPLANTNLHTLIAALRYNMTKNWSLNGEYRFEQFRETDWATDAIGTSGLTTLPPTADTYLGARFLQNYNAHIAGFTLRYKF, encoded by the coding sequence ATGAGATGGGTCAGCAAAGCACTACTGCCCGCCATAGCCCTGCTGCTGACGGTCGTCGCATCGGGTTACGCAGAACAGGCCCCGCCGGAGGAGGCTCTCCCGTCTTGGGCCAAATGGCTAAACGGTCGACTGCCATTCAACTTTGAGCTGACCGAGTTGGATATCGAGGGCGGTTATCGCGACATCGATGGCAGCCGGAGTTCGGCCAAGTTTCAGGAGTACCGCGTCCTTGAAGAGAGTCCCTTTATGGACCACCTTCGACTCTCCATGGAGACCAAAGATAAAAAGCACTACATCGACTTTACTACGCTAGACAGCTTCAAGCAGGACCAAAGCTACCTGTTTAGAGCAGGGCAGTACGGTGGCTATGAACTGGAGGTCTTCTGGGATCAGATCCCCCATCTGCTGAGCACCACAGGACGAACACTCTTTACCACCACGCATGAGGATAGTACGGCGAGTCTAACCCTGCCGCCTGGTGTCGCATCGACGGTCCAGGCCGCTACCCCAGCCACAAGGGGCTCCGTGATGGCCGGCTTTCTGGTCAATGCCGCACCGACGGATCTCAGTTTCCTGACCACCAAAGCGGGATTCAAGATGAAGTACAACCTGACAGATTCACTGGATGTCGGTGTCCGCTATACCTTCACGCAGAAGGATGGGACGATTCCCTTTGGTACCGGTTTCGGTGGCCCGGGGAGCCTTATCGAGCTTCCGGCCCCCCTCTTTAACCGCACCCACCAGGTTGAGGCCAAGACCCAATATGCTCGGCCGGGTTGGAACGTTAGTCTTGGCGGCGCCGCATCGATCTTCGACCAGGGCATCGACAACATCACGTTCGACAACCCGCTCTCGGCAACGGACAGCCCGACCGTTGCCTCTCGCGGCCGGACCACCATGGACCCGAACAACCAGGCGTATAACCTGTTTCTCTCTGGCGGCGTCTCCCTGCCGCTTCAGACCAGAGTCACGGGTAAGGTCTCCTACGGGTGGCGGCTCCAGACTCAGGATTTCGTCCCGCATACCATCAACCCCGCTTTGGCAGCCAATCCCCTATTGGCGCTCCCAAAACGCGATCTGGATGGAGATGTCCAAACAACCCTTGTGACGATCAACGGGACGAGTCGCCCGATTACCACTGTCCCGCTGACGCTATCCGGTGGCTACCGCTTTTATGACTTCAATAACCGATCATCTGAGATCGAGTTCACTGCGCATACGGTCCGGGATACGTCGCTCACGGCCGAGACGCGGGCCAACGCGCCCTTCTCCTACACGAAGCAAAATGGTCGCCTGGACGCGGGTTATTCCCTCCTCAAGGACCTTCATCTCAATATGGGTTACGAGTGGGAGCGGTGGGACCGCGATCCGAAATACCGCGAGGTGCAGACCAGTGATGAGCACTTCTTAAAAACCAGCCTCGACTTTACGCCGATAGACTGGCTGCTCCTTAGAGGCGCCTATCGCCGGAGTTGGCGCAACATCGACAAGTACGTGCCCCAGGCCCATCATGCGCATATCGTCACCGACATCGAGGGGGAGACAGATCCAGAGGTCCTGGAGCTCCAGGGTCAATCGACTCTGCTTCGGAAGTTTGACGAAGCCGACCGGACACGGGACAGGGTCGAGATTTTAGCGTCGATCACCCCGATCGAGACACTCAACTTTACGGCGACCTATGGCCTTATGCGGGATGATTTTGACAAGTCCCCGCTCGGGCTGCAGGAATCGCGGGGATGGAGCCTGGGTGGCGATTTGGCCTATAGCCCTCGCCCGTGGCTTTCGTTCTTCGTGAACTACATGAGGGAGGAGTTTAAGTATGATCAGCTCTCTCGCTCCAGGCCGGTCGTCGGCAACGTATCTACGGCGACCGCTCTGGCGCCGGGGTGTGCGTTTACCTCCCCTTCCGCCGCAACCAGTAACGCGGTCTGTGACTTTACCGATTTTAATTGGAGGAGCATTAACAGAGATAGGGTAGACACCTATGGGGTAGGCGCCGACGTCAGCCTGATTCCCAACCGTCTCAACCTGCGGTTGAGCTACTCCTTTTCTGACGCCGACACGATCATCGATTCGTCCAACCCTGTCGCTCCGGAGCTCCACCCACCCACGACTGGGGCCACCCAGCGGGCTACGGCGACCGCCGTCCGGTATCCCCTGGCGAACACGAACCTGCACACCCTGATCGCCGCGCTTCGCTATAATATGACTAAGAACTGGAGCCTTAATGGCGAGTATCGATTTGAGCAGTTTCGGGAGACCGATTGGGCGACCGACGCGATTGGGACGTCTGGCCTAACGACCTTACCCCCGACGGCCGATACATATTTAGGCGCTCGGTTCCTCCAGAATTACAACGCCCATATTGCTGGTTTTACGCTTCGCTATAAGTTCTGA
- a CDS encoding cytochrome b: MGDRITAWLEERIDLSALKHLIQKKVIPVHRHTVWYYVGGMTLFLFGIQVATGILLTLYYRPSSEEAYESVQFIVTEVQFGWLVRSIHSWSANLMVLTMMIHMFSVYLTQAYRKPRELTWVTGILLFGIVLFFGFSGYLLPWNVLSYFATKVGTEVTGQLPIVGHFLVRLLRAGDEVSGATLSRFFGIHIAILPALTTLILALHLLLVQKQGMSVPATVERAQAGQPLRTMPFVPNFLLRDLFGWFAALGLLAALAAMYPWELGQKADPFAPAPAGIRPEWYFVFMFQSLKYIPAKVGPFDGEVLGVLGYSLGGLFLLLVPFLDKRTARGEPSPLFRWIGIGIIAYIVILTALGYFAPAFK; encoded by the coding sequence ATGGGGGATCGGATCACGGCTTGGCTTGAAGAGCGAATCGACCTTTCGGCGCTCAAGCACCTCATCCAGAAAAAGGTCATCCCTGTCCATCGCCATACCGTCTGGTACTATGTCGGCGGGATGACGCTCTTTCTCTTCGGGATCCAAGTGGCGACCGGGATCCTGCTGACCCTCTACTACCGGCCCAGCTCCGAGGAGGCATACGAGAGCGTTCAATTTATCGTGACCGAAGTCCAATTTGGCTGGCTCGTTCGGTCGATCCATAGCTGGTCAGCCAATCTGATGGTGTTGACAATGATGATCCACATGTTCAGCGTCTACCTAACTCAAGCCTACCGAAAACCACGAGAGCTGACATGGGTGACCGGAATATTGCTTTTCGGCATTGTGCTTTTCTTCGGGTTCAGCGGGTATCTGCTACCATGGAATGTCCTCTCGTACTTCGCCACTAAAGTCGGGACCGAGGTCACTGGGCAGCTTCCGATTGTGGGTCATTTTCTGGTGCGGCTCCTCAGGGCTGGTGACGAGGTCTCGGGTGCGACGCTTTCCCGCTTTTTCGGCATCCACATTGCAATCCTGCCGGCGCTCACCACGCTGATACTCGCCCTCCACCTCCTCTTGGTCCAGAAGCAGGGGATGAGTGTTCCTGCAACCGTAGAGCGTGCCCAAGCGGGACAGCCGCTCAGGACCATGCCGTTTGTCCCCAATTTTCTGCTGCGAGACCTCTTCGGCTGGTTCGCCGCCCTTGGGCTCTTGGCCGCCCTGGCCGCTATGTACCCATGGGAGCTGGGACAAAAGGCCGATCCTTTCGCCCCCGCACCCGCTGGGATCCGACCGGAATGGTACTTTGTCTTCATGTTTCAGAGTTTGAAGTATATCCCGGCCAAGGTCGGTCCATTTGACGGTGAGGTCTTGGGGGTCCTGGGCTATAGTCTGGGCGGGCTGTTCCTTTTACTGGTCCCATTTCTGGACAAAAGGACAGCCCGGGGCGAGCCAAGCCCGCTCTTCCGATGGATCGGGATCGGTATCATCGCGTACATCGTGATACTCACCGCGCTTGGATATTTCGCGCCTGCCTTCAAATGA